tcattcatttcgatgttgttgttgttgttgttgttgttgttgtttcccttggccagttttcccgtcttacataaaaaagacttTCATTCCTAGCCACGCACTGTGACTGTCTTGTGTTTACGTGGGCTAAGATGATTCGTTGTCTGCTTGTTTTgtgcctttattatcattatttttgtcgttttttgttcttgttgttaatgttatttattattatcattatcattattattattattattattattattattattattattattattattattattatcattattattatcattagtatcattatcatcattattttcattatttctattatttttatcagtactagtagtagtagtagtagtagtagtagtatcatcatcatcatcatcatcatcatcatcatcatcatcatcatcatcaccaccaccaccaccaccaccagtcatcagtcttcatttttattattattattattattattattattattattattattattattattattattattattattattagtattagtattagtattattattatcattactattatcattattatattactatcattgctagtattaatattaccatccttatcttcatcctcctcctcctcctcctcctcctccttctcatcatcatcatcatcaccaccaccaccaccattacactgCGTTGCCATTAATGACGTTATTCATATTAACGTCTCATTATGTGACTTAACGactggtcattttttttctactattattatttattatcgtCAGTATAAGATTTACCTTCACCAAAATGCAGCCCAGTTGTACACGCGTAACTCGGAGACTGGTGTTACTTATCGTCTTGAATTTTCTCCTTCAGATCGTAAAGCAGAGTATGTTaatgtaatattctctcttaTTAATGCCGCCTCTGTTTTCTTGCCTCCCTTACCCAAACCTAGTCTTGCTCCacccctaatctctctctctctctctctctctctctctctctctctctctctctgggattttaaagtttttttgtgtgattcTAGCGATAGTTTAATCCTTTATCTGTTGTTtggtacatttttttccatttttccttaatttctgatCACTCTGGGACATTTTTGCTTGTTCTATAGCCATCTGCAATCTTGATTTAAACTCTAGAAATTGCAAACTCTATTATTTTCAGTCACCTACCTTCTTGCAGATGAGTGTGTAAAGATTTCATGCAATAGTTCTGGTGGTGTTGATAATTATTGTTTTGTAGCGCACTAGAAAAGTTaacaaggattttgcatcatTAGTGTGGGGGGAGCGTGTTGGGATAAACATCCATGAATACTTTATTGATCATCTTTGTTGCCCTTAAAACTGTACTAGTGAGAAGACAGAAGCGTTTCAGTTTACgagtctatttattttttccatttttcagtCATCGGTCAAACTTCGACTTCTCGCAGGATCTGTGACCAAGAGCATATACGAAGCGTCTCTTAATGTGAGTATgtaatgttttgctttttttttttttttttttttttttacctaacctaataaaacctcactttaacctaacctaaccatgcataactttacctaacccaacctaacctaacctaggctAACGTTATCTTATctcactaaacctaacctaaccttacctaatctcacCTAGCCTTACATAATTTAACTTTACTTTATCTAACCTAATCCAATATTACTTGTACTGTGTGACTTGATCCAATTATGtgtgttttaatctctctctctctctctctctctctctctctctctctctctctctctctctctctctctctctctctctctctctctgttccttttcatttttactcatttttttcattttttcatctttttcttctttttttcagtatgaTGTGGTAACTAAACTTGCCAACGATGCGAAATGGAGTgagtattattgtgtgtgtgtgtgtgtgtgtgtgtgtgtgtgtgtgtgtgtgtgtgtgtgtgtgtgtgtgtgtggtttttatctctccccctcccccgctaCGCAATACAAATGCAGCTTGAATCAGTGTGTATTTGAAAACCATAACAACATACAATGGTAATAGGCTCCATTTCAGGAAAGAGGTTTCAGAAAGGCTTGCTTTGTTatcacttgttgttgttgttgttgttgttgttgttgttgttggtctttGGTCATTTTTAGCTTTCGTCTTTTTAGCAAGGTTAGGACAGtaattttcgttgttgttgttaatgtcgCTGTTGTTTTggcttatatttttattatcattattattatcattattattattattattattattattattattattattattattattattattattattactactactactactactactactactactactactactactactactactactactactactactactactactactactactactatcattactactactactactactactactactactactactactactactaccaccaccaccaccaccaccaccaccaccaccaccaccaccaccaccaccaccaccaccaccaccaccaccaccaccactactactactactactactactactactggtgttgtagttgttgttgttgttgttgtagataaCTGAACAACGCTTaacaaaaataactctctcgcttctttattatttttttatgcaaggggGGAGACTGTCCAAGggtaataaaaatggaaaaaaaaggctcgTTGGATTGCCAGTTCCGTTAAAGTTGTTAAAGGTtatccaaaagacagggacgaatgtcttgaaacctccctcctaaaagaagtcaagtcgtaggaagatataaacacagaagcagacagggagttccagagtgtaccagagaaaggtatgaatgattgagagtactggttaactcttgtattagagagctgAACAgaaaggggtgagaggaagaagaaagccttgtgcatcgaggtcgcaggaggaggggaggcatgcagttggcAAGATCAAAACAGCAGTTAGcacgaaaatagcgataaaagatgccaagagatgcaacattccagtggtgagaaagaggctgaagacagtcagtcagaggaggcgagttgatgagacgaaaagtttttgattccaccctatctaacaaaattGTGAGTGGAACCCTCACCCCAAACATACgaggagtactccatacagggatggataaggcccttgtacagagttatcAGTTGGAGGGCCAAGAAAtactggtggagacgcctcagaacgcctaacttcatagaatatcttttagcaagagatgagatgtgaagtttccagtttaaattttgagtaaaggacagaccgaggatattcatagtagaagatggggacagctgagtgtcatttgaagaagaggggatagtagtctgaaaggttgtgtcgaattgatagatggaggaattgagttttgaggcattgaacactactaagttttccatgccccaattagaaatcttagaaagatcagaagtcaggcaggcgttctgtggtgtccctgcgtgatctgttgacttcctgaagggttggtcgtctctgaaaagacgtggaaaagtatagagtggtatcatcagcgtaggggtggataaggcaagaatcttggttaagatcattaatgattgatataaagagagtgggtgggaggacagaaccctgaggaacaccactgttataATATGTAGATTTAATAAAAGAATGGCCGTTTACCACGGctacaatagaacggtcggaaaggaaacttgagataaagttgcagagagaaggatagaaatcgtaggagggcagttttgaattCAAAGCTTTGTCCCAGacattatcaaaagcttttgatatgacTAACCTATAGCAAAAGTTTGACCGAAACCTCTAAAAGGGgataaccaagactcagtaaggaaagccagaagatcaccagtagagtggccttgacgtaagccatactggcgatcagagagaagattgtgaagtcctatcctattgaggatagattaaaaaatttagacaagcaagaaattaaagctatagggcggtagtttgagggattagaacggtcacctttttttaggaacaggctgaatgtaggcaaacttccagcatgaaggaaaggtagaagtcgattgACATAGTtgagagtttggccaggcaaggtgcaagcacggaagcaatttttagagaacaataggaggggccccatcaggtccataagccttcggagggtttaggccagcgagagcatggaaaacatcatcataactacttattattattattattattattattattattattattatattattattttttttttattatcatcatcatcatcatcatcatcatcatcatattttagGAACGTAAGTATATGACATGTAGGCAATACTCTGTTCATTCATTTTATgaactttgaaaatagtgttaCTGATACATTATAAGACGAcatatacagcaaaaaaaaaaaaaaaaacacacacatctccatttctcattcttttttcttctctcattcctttcctccttacctttcactatcttctctctcattccctccaatCTTGTTAAGAATCACAAGTACAAACCCCTCCCTCTGCTGCAGGCGAGGACGGGGCgcaggcggcggtggcggcagtgCGGTGGGTGTTGAAGAGCGCCGCAGGAGCCGCCGTGACGCCTTCCGTGTTAGACTCTGAGCTCCAGCAACTCGGCCTTCCCAAAGAGCACGCTGCCGCCCTCACCCGAGTGTACGGCGACCACCTGCCGCGCCTCACTCAGCACCTGCACCAGACAAGCCTCAAGGGTCAGTGGGAAGGTTTTGGgcggtgggagggggagggaagatgcGGTGTGTGGTCTTtgtttgcttctgtatttccaacttcctatgacttaattttatttaagaggggggtttcaagacatttatcttttCTGTGGGGCTaattctctcagacctgcaaggggactggcatttttttttttttccttggtcagcttttccttcttacttaagaaaagatagataacgCAAAGTTGTCAACCCGTTCAAGTATCAGGTGTTTGGTAAGATACGTAAAGATAACTTAGTATCCCCAGGCTGATGACCAATTAACCAATACAACATGTATAATGCCTGTGAGGTTTCATCTATCTTATATCTTATAGAAAGGTATTAGCAATTCTTGACAAAAGTTATTAATATGCTTTAGAATCTTTGATTTTATTGAATTAATTGTATTTGTtatcatatatatttcattaaattgcttttttagtctttttaagacatgtataatttttttttttttttttcatgagtatATAAATTGATAGATCCTTTCAATAGTACGCATAATTAATTATTCACAGCTgaagagtggtgtgtgtgtgtgtgtgtgtgtgtgtgtgtgtgtgtgtgtgtgtgtgtgtgtcacatatttcatctctcactgcatcagaatttttttttatggagagtGCATTTTTATGTTGAAACCATACTTTAGGTAGTAAATATTGTACAGCTGaaagtatgtgtatgtattcaATATTTGCTTATTCCATCCATATCTTGTGACTGATTAGTATATATAGAATCTGGAAGTTTATCATTTTAGAACATGCTCTTATCTTATAATTTCAGACTCAGGAACAGAAACTTTACCACTACATAATGTACATATATGTACAACACACCAGCTGTGCCACACCACTTCTTCCTAATCCTTCACAACACTCACTTGACAGGAGAGGAGATTTGATTATGTGCAAAATTCTGTCATACTCTTCAGTTCTTTCAGTTTGAAGAATATGGAAATTGTTCTATACTTACACAGCATGCCTTGCATGCACTGAGCTTACCACATCACCCATTGTTCTTGTCTGTGTGGAGTGTGGCACTGAAATGCAGCCCTTGCCTTGCAGAGGGTGGGGAGGTGCAGTGGCAGTGCCGGGTggcgggtgtgggtgtgggtgcagACATGGAGCCAGTGGTGGAGCTTGGGCTGGAACAAGAAGGATGCTCCACCAAGGTTGTCCTCACTCCTACACAGCTTCATGCTCTTGTTCATGGTTAGTAGCAGGTGCAAATGTCCTTAAGAGATGgctataacttttttttgttttttctccttttttttctccctctctcaaggTTGTGATACTTAATTTGATGTAACTTATGATTTTCTCTTTCAGTGGCCATATTTTCCATTAAATCTTGCCATTATACTTGAATCCATATAAGTCAACTGATATGTCCCATACATTTATATTCAGTAAATCCTTCACATCACAAGTCTTCACCACCCACACTACATAGGGTTTAGGTGTACAGTTGCAGAACACCTCAGTAATCTCCTCAGCAGATTCTGACAGCTGTGATGAATCATAATAGACtcatccccttttttttttacacctgaTTAACTACTCTGCCCAGTTACGGAAACTTGCTCATATTCTTTCATTAATGCAGTTCTGTCATTGTTTTTATCTTAACCTTGGCCTGCAGAGCTGAATGAGGCACGGCAACTCATGGATGCTGTACACTAGTGATTCACCAGTGGCAGCATTGacttggcagcagcagcagcaccaacagcagtaCAGCCTGTGAGAGGGACAGTTTATTGATAGTAACTCATCACCAAAAGCTAGTCCTGAGTCCCCAGTGATGGCACTCCAATATTGTCCCATATTCATCCTGAGAAATAAGTATCCTCAACCTTCCCTCCATTGCTGAGATGCTTATAGCTGACCGACTGTAGGCTGACTGCATGCATTCCTAATTATTCATGTGATTGAAGAAGATGTCTTACTTTTTGTTTGCTGGTAATGGCTAATTCACACTCCTCATTTAGTATGTTCAtcttgagaaagaaagagagagagagagagagagagagagaatgtgcatcATCATTGATATCACTCTACCAATGGAAAAATCAATCAGAGCTGGAACTATCCCTCCATGAGACATGAGTGCTGTTGCCGTTATTTATGTTGTGACGCCAGCACGTTCATCTCAAAGGAGTATATTTAGCAGATCTAATTAATTTTTGCATTGATAAAGGAAAGTTGCTGATGACAACAGACATTAAATAACTTTTCATTTCCCACTTCTGTCCTTATGatttaaatggaaaagaaattacTTTCAGAATTAAGTTATCAGCCCAAAGGTAATAACGTTATCAACAAAGAAGAGTTCATAATGACTTATTGTTTCTTTCCTGTGATTTGAAACAGAGTTGATTAATCTACCCAAATAGTGAAATAGCTCAGACAGGACCATcttgtgtgtgttgcatcaggtgtgttgctgtggtggtcaAAGGTTCATGCCATTTCTTGACAGCTTCCATCAGTGAATACAGGGAACTATTGTTGAGATTTCATGTTGCCTTTGTGTCCCATTCTATAtaattcatgtttatttataaGGATTCTATTAAAACTAAAATTATTATATGTTATCTTATGTCACCTTATAAGTCCCATAATGCATAGAGAGACTTTACTAGTGGCTGTTGTGGTAGTGGCTAGTCCCTTCACAAAATGCAATTTGTTTGCCCTCTACCAGATCATATTTCATAGTTATTCTATTGTTCTTATTTAAGGGTGATGTTCGTTTTTCATTGTTCTTACTCTCTAGGCCCTGTTGATTAATGACAGGTAGAACACTGAGGTGCTTCTTAGAAGACACTTAAGCTGTGAACAAGTGATGACTGGCACTGACAGCCCAATCCAGAGTAATCCAATTGTAAGGAACACTTGAGCTGCCTAAATTTCAGGAATAATGACATGACTTAATTATCTGTTCAGTATTTACTCTAATATGTAGTCAGTTCTGAGGTCTGCTGTGGATGGTGGCATCTCCAGAACACTTCTACCAGCATTCTGTTCATAGTGAGCCTGGATGTGAGTAGCCATGGTTTGACAACAATTAGTGGGAGAATTACTGACTTTGGATTTTAAACATAGAGTTGATAATGTAAccataacttattttttttgtcatcggGGATCAACATTGTCACTAATGTCTCTCAGCATGCTTCCCAGTTGCCCTTTTGTGAAGTGGTTGGTTGCTGCCTTGTGGAATCCTTTAGCAACACATGACATATGATGAGTACTGATTGACTGATAAGGAAATGTTGATGTAAGAATGTAGTGACCACAATGCCCACCGTGAGATGTACCACACTGTGGCACTACATCTTAGCATCATCAGCCACAGAGAGGTCAGAGAAGGGCATCtgagaaaggaaaatttttaCTGCAGACAAGTGTTTATGAGACTCAGAATTTTGGAAGCCACACAACACCATAAGAGAAATGTGAAATAGTAAGAATGATTTAATAATgatgaatgattgattgattcattatgtttttttttttgtgtcaatAAATGCCTCAAGTCTCCCACAGGATCCTCCAGCTAGCAGACATAATAACAGCAGCCGCAGCTCCTCCAAGGTCATCCAAGCAGCAATCCTTCACCTGTCTTGACTGAATCATCAACTAGTACCACCTcatctattatcatcattttgtgAGATGGATTCCACACTTACATGGATCAGTCTCTATTAGCTAAAAGGTGGATGATCAAGCCACACAATCTGGTGTAGCTTGTCTGTTGGTTCCTTTGTGATCTAGATCACCATCCTAGATCTCAAACCATATCATTTGTAGTACATCCAGAAGAGACACAAGTCAgccactcttttctttttcctctacttGTACATACATAGTCAAAACAATGCAATCTACCCATTTCCACTGCTTCACTGTTCTTCCCAATCCCAAGTCTGCTTTAAAATTCCTTATTTGATTCATTGTCTTTAACATTATATTTACTGCACATCCACCTCACTTTTCAGTTGTTCATGTTTCTATGGACTGGGAAGGTGTATCACTtggtccctttttttcttttgcttttagaCCTACTAATGAACCAGTTCAGAAAGTTTGTGGAAGTGCTGAATAATCCACCCCTATTGTTCCAGTCCTTTATTTGCTTACTATCACTGTGGTACTATGACATattaaaaaatacaacaaattaATCAGAATGGAAAAGCACTAAGTTTCTAATAAACTTTCATCTACAGCTAACTCAGTGATCTGACCTGGATGCAAGGATCTTGAGTGCAATATTACCATTGCTTAATTGAAATATACACCACCAATAGCTACTTAGTTTTTGCTCCTGCAATGAAACTACTGCACCATGTAGTTTAACAATAATGGTTACATTAATTGACATTCAACCAAGAAGTCCTAGATTCAATCTTTGAACAAGGCAAGACAGATGGACAGTCTTTTCATACACTTGCCTCTGTTACCCAGCAGTCCTTAGCTACCatgtacagtaaaacctcagctcacgaccataattcgttcctaaatcttGTTCGTCACCTGATTTGTTCGTCCcatgaatcaatttttcccataagaatgtattgaaataccattaatccgttccagataaaaaaaatcatacttttgtccataaaacccattcaaaatagacctttaatgtatgcatgacatgaacgaaataattataaaaagcctaaattgttttacttacctaaatgctatcaaaatgataataaaatgaataaaaaagaaaaggttatttacttgagagactggacgttgatggcatgatggaatggaggagaggaggatagggaggaagacagacaagatccaagaagacagtcatgagagaggactttggatgtgcacagactgccagagctacacaacaggtgtgtagcgtcacaagtcattgccgctatgtggggccccaTTATAGCAGAGAGGATAATGCcaaggaagctacagtagagcgcgctggtaacatcaccatgcccaggaaaaacaggagaaaatcgtggtggcacggagattatgttatgtaatatttttcgtatgttcctgtttctattttcttttgtgcttatgttttgttttgttgttgtgtgatagccggcAAGCGAGCCGTTTAACTGTGTTTGTCCCccgaaatatcgttcgtcccTGGGtcaatatattgacaaattttttggtcatCTCCCaaattgttcgtccttagagacgttcatcaagcgaggttttactgtataagCTATTGTGTCCTGCATCCTGAGAAAGCAGTTCTTTCCATGTCTTATACCACAGCACTTGGCTCTGATGTCTTGTAAGGAAGAACTTGGGATGTTAGGAAACAGTTTCTTCTTGCACAAGGCATTTGAGAATTGCTGTTAAGCTCACTTCATAATGTTTCTGCCTTTACATGTGATGTTATCCTTAGGCTTTAAATCTTTAAGTCTTTAAATCATCTTAAAAGCTTTCCTGATGTAGTTCCTCCAATGACAACTCTTTAGCTCTCCTGaccattctcctttctctctttactcaaCCACACAATCTAATGCATTTTGttgaaagcatttttttttttttcacatacacctgtcttccttcttatccatcaagtattattaaagaaaatgttcaACACTATAATTACCTCACAGAGCATATGAAACACTTCACACTTGCAAGAAGGGCACTAAGAAAATGCATGTATTACTAGAAAGTATTAACATAAATATATGTAGCTCATGTTTTGTTAGAACTTAAGGATATGTACCTAATCTATTGACACTGCATTTCTAATTGAAAAGATTTCCTATAGgcatttctatctattcatctctgAGGTGCCTTGCTTCTGTCTCTGTGAGTGGGGATGGGCATGACAGAACagcttccacctctccctttccaAATACTCCTTCTTTGCCTTGCCTTCACAAACACCTCTGCCACACATTCACTATTACCATTCATGGAGTGTCATCAATGTTCAGTCTGCCAAAATGGTGTGGCAAACACCTCAGCTTTGTCACAGTGTGTGATCTGAACAAGAAAATTAGTCACACAACCTCACTTAAAGACAAAGTGCATAATTTTTTTACCAAATTCAACTTATTGACACCTTTCCCCAGAGGCCTTTTTGGTATGTTATATAGAAGGGAAATTGATATGTTTAGATCTGTAAGGCATCAAGTACATGGCATATAGTggagagtgaaaaaataaatacatgtaaCTGTGGTATGGTAGATTTTATAGGGACAAGAGGACGATCTCCAAGGAAATGTAAGAAGGCAGTGCTGGAATACTGTGAGAGAAAATCACAAGAAATCAAAGGATTTTATTATACACGGGCTTCCATAAATAAGAGTGTCCCTACTGCAACCATCCTATCTCTTAGGGAATTGCTTCTGGACAGTCGTCATGTATtgcagatagatgaatagatcaGTTACAGGTAGATATAACTACATggcaaaaaaattatatagaatTGTACCCTACAAAATTTCTTTAAATTTGGGTCTGGAAATAAGATGCCACATGCTGTATAGAGAAGCAATAAGATGGAGTTTTCTGCACGTCCAGGCAATATAGTtaactgaggtgtgtgtgtttatctagttgtaacataaaggagaataatatgcatattgtgtgtgtgtgtgtgttttcccatgAATTATCTTTCCCTTTAAATGAACTCCATCAGATATTAATAGAGAGACGATTTTTAGTTCTTCTATGCTCCTAGTGATTACTTGGTAGAATTTTGTTCAGGTCCAAAACCCAAATATCAAACATACATACTAGCAATAGTTATTTGTAACAGTTCATGTTTCACAAATGAGacgtgaatgaaagaaaactgccTCCATGAAGCGCAATCTTTAGAAAATTTTGTGTTCACGTAAAATAATATTGTTGACATGTTCATAGATATGGTAATAGTTTAATTATTTTCCAATTACTAATCCAGAAAATACCTGAATGAAAACTCACCTAATAATACTACATGTAGCCTCTGAGATTATTATGAGAATCCAAAGCTTTTAAACTTAAGAATGACGGGACTTGAAGGTAGCTGCACAACTTGCTAGGTTTTCTGTGCGTAAACTTAAGGTGTTTGACCTAATCTGTTGTGTATGAAATGCCATCTCTCCT
The Portunus trituberculatus isolate SZX2019 chromosome 39, ASM1759143v1, whole genome shotgun sequence DNA segment above includes these coding regions:
- the LOC123515713 gene encoding COMM domain-containing protein 4-like isoform X2, which codes for MSSVKLRLLAGSVTKSIYEASLNYDVVTKLANDAKWSEDGAQAAVAAVRWVLKSAAGAAVTPSVLDSELQQLGLPKEHAAALTRVYGDHLPRLTQHLHQTSLKEGGEVQWQCRVAGVGVGADMEPVVELGLEQEGCSTKVVLTPTQLHALVHELNEARQLMDAVH
- the LOC123515713 gene encoding COMM domain-containing protein 4-like isoform X1 — its product is MRFRFCWDVDCPDWLLAEIATLSKLSSVKLRLLAGSVTKSIYEASLNYDVVTKLANDAKWSEDGAQAAVAAVRWVLKSAAGAAVTPSVLDSELQQLGLPKEHAAALTRVYGDHLPRLTQHLHQTSLKEGGEVQWQCRVAGVGVGADMEPVVELGLEQEGCSTKVVLTPTQLHALVHELNEARQLMDAVH